A region of Streptomyces sp. NBC_01750 DNA encodes the following proteins:
- a CDS encoding helix-turn-helix domain-containing protein: MSDNELGIFLRMRRETLTPAQVGLPAGARRRTPGLRRAEVAALAGVSVEYVTRLEQGRDRRPSVQVLSALADTLRLTASERIHLHRLTKAADGGFTCRGGASPNRTVRPTVQALLDRFEPAPAVLLNRLSEALAWTDGYERLAGPVGLLDGSPPNLARFIFTDDRARTAYPDWDRIADQQVAALKQGPFRADPHVGALADELTVTAGTAFTERVDTLPGLPESSGVARLVHPGAGELRLAYETLELPADDDQHLVVHLPADDATSAALDRLTGRRPGGLRAVSG; encoded by the coding sequence GTGAGCGACAACGAGCTGGGGATTTTCCTGCGCATGCGCCGGGAAACGCTCACCCCCGCCCAGGTCGGGCTGCCCGCCGGCGCCCGCCGCCGTACGCCGGGGCTGCGGCGCGCCGAAGTCGCCGCGCTCGCCGGAGTCAGCGTCGAGTACGTGACCCGGCTCGAGCAGGGACGCGACCGGCGGCCGTCCGTGCAGGTGCTCTCCGCGCTGGCCGACACGCTGCGGCTGACCGCGAGCGAGCGCATCCATCTGCACCGCCTCACCAAGGCGGCCGACGGCGGCTTCACCTGCAGGGGCGGCGCGTCGCCCAACCGCACGGTCCGCCCCACCGTCCAGGCCCTGCTCGACCGCTTCGAGCCCGCACCCGCCGTGCTGCTGAACCGGCTGAGCGAGGCACTTGCCTGGACGGACGGGTACGAGCGGCTCGCCGGCCCGGTCGGGCTGCTGGACGGCAGTCCGCCGAACCTCGCCCGCTTCATCTTCACCGACGACCGCGCGCGTACCGCTTACCCGGATTGGGATCGCATCGCGGACCAGCAGGTCGCCGCGCTCAAGCAGGGGCCGTTCCGGGCGGATCCCCATGTCGGGGCGCTCGCGGATGAGTTGACCGTGACCGCGGGGACGGCCTTCACCGAACGCGTGGACACCCTGCCCGGCCTGCCCGAATCCAGCGGCGTCGCACGGCTGGTCCATCCCGGGGCGGGCGAGCTTCGTCTGGCGTACGAAACCCTGGAACTGCCGGCCGACGACGACCAGCACCTCGTGGTCCACCTCCCGGCCGACGACGCCACATCCGCCGCTCTCGACCGCCTCACCGGCCGTCGGCCGGGCGGGCTGCGTGCCGTCTCCGGCTGA
- a CDS encoding selina-4(15),7(11)-diene synthase translates to MEPELAVPPIFSPIPPAIHPRHADIDVQTAAWAETFRIGSDELRGKLVMQDIGTFSARILPEGREEVVSLLADFVLWLFGVDDGHCEEGELGRRPGDLAGLLHRLLRIAQNPEAPMLLDDPLAAGLRDLRLRVSRYGTAGQTARWVDALREYFFSVVWEASHRSAGTVPDLNDYTLMRLYDGATSVVLPLLEMGHGYELQPHERDRTTVRAAAEMASFIITWDNDIFSYHKERSGPGYFLNVLRVLEQESGLGTDQALTTAIAQRDRVMCLFMRLSDYVAEQGSPQLRQYLQSLASFIRGAQDWGISSVRYTTPDDPASIPTVFRDTPTDDSREPLDIPAIAWWWGLLPCGTTAAGRYRPVQRTS, encoded by the coding sequence GTGGAGCCTGAGCTGGCGGTTCCGCCGATCTTCTCTCCCATCCCACCGGCGATCCATCCGCGCCATGCGGACATAGACGTACAGACAGCGGCCTGGGCGGAAACGTTTCGCATCGGGTCCGACGAACTGCGCGGCAAACTCGTCATGCAGGACATCGGCACCTTCTCCGCCCGGATCCTGCCGGAGGGCCGCGAGGAAGTCGTCTCCCTCCTCGCCGACTTCGTGCTCTGGCTCTTCGGTGTGGACGACGGGCACTGCGAGGAGGGTGAACTCGGCCGGCGGCCGGGCGATCTGGCGGGACTGCTGCACCGGCTGCTGCGTATCGCGCAGAACCCGGAAGCCCCCATGCTGCTGGACGACCCGCTGGCGGCCGGGCTGCGGGACCTCCGGCTCAGAGTCAGCCGGTACGGCACAGCGGGACAGACGGCCCGCTGGGTGGACGCGCTGCGGGAGTACTTCTTCTCGGTGGTGTGGGAGGCGTCCCACCGCAGCGCAGGCACAGTGCCCGACCTGAACGACTACACCCTGATGCGGCTGTACGACGGCGCGACGTCGGTGGTGCTGCCCCTGCTGGAGATGGGGCACGGCTACGAGCTCCAGCCGCACGAGCGGGACCGCACAACGGTACGCGCCGCGGCCGAAATGGCGTCGTTCATCATCACCTGGGACAACGACATCTTCTCGTACCACAAAGAGCGGAGCGGGCCGGGCTACTTCCTCAACGTCCTGCGGGTGCTGGAGCAGGAGAGCGGGCTCGGCACCGACCAGGCACTGACCACGGCGATCGCCCAGCGGGACCGGGTGATGTGCCTCTTCATGCGCCTGAGCGACTATGTGGCGGAGCAGGGCAGCCCGCAGCTGCGCCAGTATCTGCAGAGCCTGGCCTCCTTCATACGCGGCGCCCAGGACTGGGGCATCAGCTCCGTGCGGTACACCACGCCGGACGACCCGGCCAGCATCCCCACGGTGTTCCGCGATACGCCCACCGACGACAGCCGCGAGCCGCTGGACATCCCGGCGATCGCCTGGTGGTGGGGCCTTCTCCCGTGCGGCACCACTGCGGCCGGGCGGTACCGGCCGGTTCAGCGAACCTCATAG
- a CDS encoding dihydrofolate reductase family protein, producing MRKLVYYIACSIDGFIASPEGDGNVYPISEEFTTYTSAEYPETLPSHIRPLLGIEDAENVHFDTVVMGRGTYDSALEIDITSPYAHMRQYVVSRSIKQQLDPSVKIVSGDAVAKVRELKQEDGLGIYLCGGGNLAGQLRDEIDELLVKTYPVVLGSGTPMFSADFSVTDFEFRSNRVFDNGLVFTMYDRKR from the coding sequence TTGCGAAAGCTCGTGTACTACATCGCCTGCTCCATCGACGGCTTCATCGCATCCCCGGAAGGCGACGGCAACGTCTATCCGATCAGCGAGGAGTTCACGACGTACACATCGGCGGAGTACCCGGAGACCCTGCCTTCGCACATCCGCCCGCTGCTCGGGATCGAGGACGCGGAGAATGTGCACTTCGACACCGTGGTGATGGGGCGCGGCACATACGATTCCGCGCTGGAGATCGACATCACCAGCCCGTACGCGCACATGCGGCAGTACGTCGTCTCCCGCAGCATCAAGCAGCAGCTCGACCCGTCGGTGAAGATCGTCTCCGGTGATGCCGTCGCCAAGGTCCGCGAGCTGAAGCAGGAGGACGGCCTCGGCATCTACCTCTGCGGCGGCGGAAACCTCGCGGGGCAGCTGCGTGACGAGATCGACGAGCTGCTCGTGAAGACCTACCCGGTGGTACTCGGGTCCGGCACCCCGATGTTCTCCGCGGACTTCTCCGTCACGGACTTCGAGTTCCGCTCCAACCGGGTCTTCGACAACGGTCTGGTCTTCACGATGTACGACAGGAAGCGGTAG
- a CDS encoding NADPH-dependent FMN reductase, producing MTSEPLNSNPLNSAPLNLAVIIGSVREGRFGPVVANWFAEQAEQHGRFAVDVIDLADTPLPLELPPVPPALEPEMTRPAEMAGLTRRIGAADAIVVVTPEYNRSFPASLKAAIDWHYTEWHAKPVGFVGYSGGSGGLLAVEQLRQVFGELQAHTVRDVVSFPRYYELFGPDGTLRNPEGPNGAAKVLLDQLLWWGSVLHDARRDRPYA from the coding sequence ATGACCAGTGAGCCCCTCAACAGCAATCCCCTCAACAGTGCGCCCCTCAATCTCGCAGTGATCATCGGCAGCGTCAGGGAAGGCCGGTTCGGCCCCGTGGTCGCGAACTGGTTCGCCGAACAGGCCGAGCAGCACGGCCGGTTCGCGGTGGACGTCATCGACCTGGCGGACACGCCACTCCCGCTCGAGCTGCCGCCCGTACCGCCGGCGCTCGAGCCCGAGATGACGCGGCCGGCGGAGATGGCGGGGCTCACCCGGCGGATCGGGGCGGCCGACGCGATCGTCGTAGTGACACCGGAGTACAACCGGAGTTTTCCGGCCTCGCTGAAGGCGGCAATCGACTGGCACTACACCGAGTGGCACGCGAAGCCGGTCGGCTTCGTCGGCTACAGCGGTGGAAGCGGCGGGCTCCTGGCGGTGGAACAACTGCGCCAGGTGTTCGGCGAGTTGCAGGCCCATACGGTCCGGGACGTCGTCTCGTTCCCCCGGTACTACGAACTCTTCGGCCCGGACGGCACCCTGAGGAACCCGGAGGGCCCCAACGGCGCGGCGAAAGTGCTGCTCGACCAGCTGCTGTGGTGGGGCTCGGTGCTCCACGACGCCCGGCGGGACCGTCCCTACGCGTAG